CCGCATTCAACAAATTGCTTTAGCCCGCGTGCTGCTTGCCAACCCGTCGGTTGTCATTTTGGATGAAGCCACCGCCCATGCCGGCACGGATCACAATCTCGATTCGGCTGTATCCGTGGTGGTCAAGGGCAGAACATCGGTGATTGTGGCACACCGGCTCACCCAAGCTCGTGATGCCGATCTTGTGGTGCTGCTAGATCAGGGAAAAATCATTGAGATTGGTTCCCATGAATCACTTATAGAAGCTGGCCAAGCCTATTCCACATTGTGGGAGGCTTGGACACAGCGTTCATCACAGCGCTCAGGGGCACAACCAGGACTTTTACCAGATAGCTAGGCGCTCTTCTGGCTTGATGTACACCGGGGCGTCTTCTGGAACATCGAAGGCTTCGTAGAATTCAGCGACGTTTCCAGCAATAACATTGCAGCGGAATTCAGCGGGGGAGTGTGGGTCAATCGCCAAGTACTGCACGGCCATTTGTGGTCGGATGGCGGTGCGCCACACACGAGCCCATGCCAAGAAGAGGCGCTGCAAACCGTTGTATTCCTGCTCAGCTAATGCTGGATCTGCGTCGGTGGCTTCAAAAGGCAGCACTGGTGAGGTAGCGAAAGTCAGTCCCTTATCAGCAAGGTACTTTTCATAGGCCACCACAGCGATACCCAGTCCGCCCAGGTCACCGATGTTTTCACCCAAAGTAAACTCACCGTTGACGCCGTCAGTTTCAATGCCTTCGGCAGTCAACACAGAAGGAACAAGGCCGTTGAATTGGGTGACCAGGCGTGAAGTGAGCTGCTCGAATGCGGAGCGATCCTCATCGGTCCACCAGGAATTCAAGTTGCCATCGCCGTCATATTGGCTGCCTTGATCATCAAAACCATGGCCAATTTCATGGCCGATCACAGCACCGATGGCACCAAAGTTTTCCGCAGCGTCCGCCTCCGGATCGAAAAATGGCGCGCGCAAAATGGCAGCGGGGAAGGTGATGTCATTGACCACTGGGTTGTAGAACGCGTTGACGGTTTGTGGGGTGGTTACCCATTCGTCGCGATCCGCAGGTTTGCCGATTTTACCCAACTCATAATTGTGCAGGAACGCAGATCCCTTGCGCACGTTATCCACCAAATCAGAGCCAAACTCGAGGCCCTCATAGGAACGCCACTTGTCTGGGTAGCCAATTTTTGCATTAAACTTGGCCAGCTTCTCCAGCGCGCGCTCGCGGGTGGCCGGCGTCATCCATTCCAAATTGGAGATGCGATCACGGTAGGCGGCAACCAGGTAATCGACAAGCTCAAGCATGTGCTCCTTTGAGCTTGCAGGAAAATGCTTTTCGACGAATCGTTGCCCGATTTCCTCGCCCACCATGCGCTCTGCCAAACCGACAGCACGCTTCCAGCGGTCTTTTTGCTCAGTTGCGCCAGATAGTTTGGTGCCATAGAAATCGAAGTTGGCCTGGCTAATTTCCTCCGTCAACAGTCCTGCCCTAGACCTTAAGACGTGCCACGTTGCCCAGAGCTGCCAATCGGGGAGGCGGTCGTCGACAAGCAAACCGTTGAGGTGGTCGAGGTATGACGGCATCATCGAGACCAGGCGCTGATCCGGCAGGCCCGCAGAGCTCACCAAGATGCGGACCTTTGGTGGAAGCGTGCCCAGCTCGGTGGGGTTGTACGTGGCCACGGCGTCGCGAGTTTTTACAACATCCCAGTGACCTGCAGCGATATCAGTTTCAAGCGCAACGATGCGTGCAGCAGCAGTGGCAGCATCGAGCCCGAAAAGGCGACTGCCATCAAGGAAACCGAGCATGCGCTCAACGTGTTCCTGGTACGCCGCCAAGGTTTCAGCGTGGGCTTCCTCGCGGTAATACGCCTCATCGGGAAGTCCAAGACCAGACTGGATGAGGTAGGCGACAGCATCATTCGAGGAGGAATCCTTTTCCACCCAGAATCCCACCGGCGCGCCAACACCCTCGCGGTCAAGCTCACCGAGTGCCGCTGCAAACAGTGAAGAATTAGCAACAGATAGCCTGTCTAAATCTGCATCAAGTGGAGCAACACCTGCGGCATTGATGGTATCCGTATCCATGAATGAGGCATAAAGAATACCGGCACGCCCAGAATCCTCCTTCACGATTGCATGGACGTCTTCTTCAGCATCATCACGCAACTTATGGAACGTGCCATCCACTGCGCGATCATCCGGAATGATGTGGGTGTCAAGCCACGGACCATTGACAAAACGATAAAGATCTTTCATGTGGCCTACTCTAGGGGATTTATCACCTTTAGGGTTGCGACAGGTAACAGGGTAGGAAGGATGCCCACCCCAGCAGGTAGCCTGTCAGTGTGAGTGGAATAGAGGGCAAGTACCAGCTGAAACCCCAAGGACGGGGCAGCCTGTGGTGGTCAATTGTCGGCGTAGCTGCCGTATTGTTGCTGCTACCAACGCTGATCAACCTGGTGATTCCAGATAAAGGCAATGATTATAAACAGCTAGAAATCGACCTTCTGGGTGTGGATTGGTCAGTGCCAATTACAACGGAGGAATCCGCAGCGGTGCTGTGCGAAGAAACCTCAGATGAAATCACACAAAAGTTTTGGAGCTGCAACGGCGATACCACCGTGGTCACCTTGATGGTGGAAGGAGTCAAAGACCCCTCGAACACCCTCCGCCGAATGATCGATGCAACACTGTTTACAGATGTGGATGAAAACCTCGAGGCTGTATCCAGCGAAGACGGCCGCGCCCACGCTCTTTATGTGCCGGCGCAACAATCCGGCGAATGGTGGACGCTTCCCATCGTGGCTTTAAGCGTGCAAGGCACCGGAGACTACGAAGGCATGACAGCGATTGCAATTGTTAACGGCAACTCTTTGGACTACTACAGCACCCATATTTGGTCCAGCATGGCCACCGAACGCGGCTTGCCCTACCAGCAGGAATTCCCCCTGACGTTAGAAGAAGACCCATGGGCAGGCACCCCAGACGGAGATCTCCCCTTCGAGCTGCCACAGGATTTCCTCGATCAATACCCAGAACTATTCACCCCCGGCTCAGCCTTTCCCAACCCTGAAGGAGAAAACCTATGAGTCGCCTCTTTAGCATCACCTTGTGGGTTGCCCTCCTTCTTGCCATACCCGCAGTAATTTTCAGCTTTGCCACTTTCGTGTTCGTTGATCCACTCTCCAGTGTCTTAAGCTTTGTCTTCGCCGTGATCTACATGGCAGTGGTACTTTTCGCCTTAAGCAGAACTCCGCTATGGCCCAACTTCAAAACCCCAGGAGCCACGAAACGCGCCGGGTTGAAATGGGCAGTGGCCTCCCTATGGTGGGGTGCATTTGTCAGCTTTGGGCTAATCATGCTGCTAGCCGGACCAATCCTATCCATCACCGACAAACTCAATTGGGACTTCGTTTCCATGAGCTTTGGTGGCGCATACCCAGAAGAAATCGCCAAAGCACTAGGCGTTGCCATCATCTTGTTAAGCTTCCGCCAACTCAACCGCCCCTGGCATGGTTTTATCACCGGCACCCTGGTGGGCTTAGGTTTTGAAGTCAACGAAAACATCCTCTACGGCGCCACCGGTGCGATGATGGATCCCAACTCAGACATCGAAGGTGTGCTCATGATGTGGCAATACCGCACACTTCTGGGCCCTTTCATCCACACACTGCTCACCGGATTTGCAGGATATGGCATCGCATTAGCATTTTTCCGTGCGCGTAAAACAATTGCCTGGCGATGGGGAGTAGCCATCGGATGGACACTCATCGCCTTCGCACTGCACTTTGCATGGAACCTGCTGTGGGAAGATGACATCGCATCCATCATTAACATCGTGGTGGTCAGCGTGATCATGTATGGCCTGGCCATCTACATATTCTGGAGTAATTGGGCCGAAGCTCGCGATGATTCCAGCTATGCATTTGCTCCAGGGATTATCACCAATACAAAAGACTTAGCGCTTGTGGAAACACCTGCACGCAAACCTGAGCTGGTGGAAAAGAGCGAAACCTCTTAGAAGTTTGGTGGCGCGTTTAAGTTCGAGACCTTAACTGCGATTTCACCCTTTCGATTTCGCGTTTCCAATTCCTTATCCTCAATTTCGCACATTCGATACCAGTCGGTTTGGGTGGAAATACGACTGAAATCGGTGTTAAGAAATTGAGCTTGAGGTATCGGAGGTGCGGTATCGAACTTAAGGAATCGCACTTTAGTGACCGACACGCTCAAAGGTGTTTTAAGGCGTCGAAAATCTGTGATAAGCATTGGTATGGGTAGGGCCTTGAAAAGCCCTTAAAAGCGATTCTGGAGCCTTAAGATTTTTGAGGTCAGCCACCAAAATTTCGACCACCCACGCCAGGCCAAACATGGGTGACAAGGAATCTCGAAATCCCGAAATTTTGGCACGTATGTTTGGTTTACCTCGCCCCAAATCGGATAGTGATGCCAAGGATTCGTGAAAACCCGAATTCTTGGCACGTATGTTTGGTGCGAGTCAGACCACGGTGTCCAAGACCCTCAAAAAGTCGAATGTGGGGCATCTGTGTCTGGTCCCGAGGCGAGAACGTCAAACCAGGAGGCCCGGATTAGCGCGCCACTAGGGTGGTTTCGAAGTTGTACATGTCTGGCCTGTAGCAGTGGCTGCCCAGTTCGATTACTTGGCCGGAGTTATCAAGTGCTACGCGTTCGACGGTAAGGAGGGGGCCACCGTCTTCGATGTCTAGGAGGGTGCTTTCTTCACCAACTGCTCGGCGGGCACCGATTTTTTGGTTTGCGATTTTTAGTACAACGCCACGGTTGCGGAGGGCGTCGTAGAGTCCGCCTTGCTCTAGTTCCTCGAGGGTAACGTCGTTGAATGCTGGTGGGAGGTAGTTTTCCAGGATTGCTACGGGGATGTCGCCGGTGGAGCGGAGGCGGCGGATGAGGAGGACTTCGTCTCCTGCGGACACACCTAGTTTTTCTGCGATTGCGGAGCTTGCTGCGAGTAGGCGGTGTTCTAGAACTTTGGTTTTGGGATCTAGGTTGGCGTTTTTGAGGTCGTTGTAGAAACTGGTGAGTTCGACAGGCCTGGTGACGTGGCTTTGTACGACTTGGGTTCCAACTCCGCGGCGGCGGACAAGGAGGCCTTTGTCTACTACTTCTTGAATGGCGCGTCGCACGGTGGGGCGGGATACATTGAGGTGTTTCGCTACGGCGATTTCGTTTTCGAGACGAGCCCCGGGGGGTAGTACGCCGCTTCTAATGCCGTCTTCTAGGCGTTGGGCTACTTGGAAGTAGAGGGGGATTGGTCCGTTTCGGTCTAGGTCTTCGAAGAGTTCGGCGGGCCAAACGGGAGCTTCGGTGGTCATGGTGTCTCCTTCTTTCCCGTCCTACAAGCTCATGTAAATGTGTTAGGACATTTGAACAATGTAACTGAATTGCGGGCTGTGGTCATGTTCTGTCCGTGCTCACGCAGGACTTTTGTGTCATCCAGAGCTTTTATTGATCAGACATTATCACTTCCTTCGGGAAATGCGTAGTGAAATTCCTGCAGAATCTTAAAAAATGCAGGCAGTATGGGGTGACTTTGTTAGCTTTGTCAGTCATTGTCGCGCCGAAGCGGTGGGGGTTTTCGTCGAAAAGCAATGCTTTTTAGGGGCTTTAAGCTGGGCTTTTGCGCTATCTAGTGAATCGGTCAAGAGAAATTTTTATGAAACCGTTGCTTTGTCAGGACAATGTGCTATTGTCATTACATGCGATCGTGAGGGTCGCCACATTCCATCGAAAATGAGTGAAGGGTTGCATCGCCACATGACTAACTTGACGAGCACTCACGAAGTCCTAGCTATCGGCCGCTTGGGCGTAGATATTTACCCGCTGCAAAGCGGAGTAGGCCTGGCCGATGTTCAATCTTTTGGCAAGTACTTGGGCGGAAGCGCTGCGAACGTTTCAGTCGCTGCAGCCCGACACGGACATAATTCTGCGCTGTTGTCTCGCGTGGGAGATGACCCATTCGGCGAGTACCTTTTGGCTGAAGTGGATCGCCTGGGTGTGGATAACCAGTACGTTGCCACTGATCCAACATTTAAGACTCCAGTGACATTTTGTGAAATTTTCCCACCAGATGATTTCCCACTGTACTTCTACCGTGAGCCAAAGGCTCCAGATCTAAATATTGAATCCGCAGACGTCAGCCTCGATGATGTGCGTGAGGCCAATATTTTGTGGTTCACACTTACTGGTTTCAGCGAAGAGCCGAGCCGTGGCACGCACCGTGAAATTTTGTCTACTCGTGCAAACCGTCGCCACACCATCTTTGATTTGGACTACAGGCCAATGTTCTGGAAGACCCCAGAAGAAGCGACCTTGCAGGCGGAATGGGCGTTGCAGCATTCCACCGTGGCGGTTGGCAACAAGGAAGAATGCGAAATCGCAGTGGGTGAGACCGAGCCAGAGCGCGCTGGTCGAGCACTGCTGGAACGTGGTGTGGAGTTGGCCATCGTGAAGCAAGGACCTAAGGGTGTGCTGGCGATGACCAAGGACGAAACCGTTGAAGTTCCACCGTTTTTCGTAGACGTAGTCAATGGCCTTGGTGCTGGCGATGCATTCGGTGGTGCTTTGTGCCACGGTCTGCTGTCTGAATGGCCGCTGGAAAAGGTTCTCCGTTTTGCCAACACCGCGGGTGCGCTTGTTGCCTCCCGTCTTGAATGCTCTACCGCAATGCCTACTACCGATGAGGTGGAAGCCTCCCTCAACCAGAAAGTCTGATATGACTCCTCCGATTATCTCCCCAGAGAGCTTTGAAGCCCTAAGACGGATGCGTGCGGCTGAACCCACCATGGTTGCGGAACGCTTCAAGCAGCGCCGTAAGCGTGAACTGCTTGGCGAGGACGGCAAGCTGTTCATCGTGGCCGCCGATCACCCAGCACGTGGTGCACTAGCTGTTGGCGATAATGAAACCGCCATGGCTAACCGCTATGAACTGCTAGAGCGCATGGCTATCGCTTTGTCCCACCCCGGTGTGGATGGTGTGCTGGGAACTCCAGACATCATTGATGATCTGGCGGCGCTCGGACTCCTCGACGACAAGATCGTGGTTGGCTCCATGAACCGCGGTGGACTGCGTGGCGCAACGTTTGAAATGGATGATCGTTACACCGGATACAACGTGGCATCCATGGTGGATCGTGGCGTTGACTTTGCAAAAACCCTGGTGCGCATCAACTTAAGTGATGCCGGTACGGCACCAACGTTGGAAGCCACCGCCCATGCAGTTAATGAGGCCGCCGCAGCGCAGCTGCCCATCATGCTCGAGCCGTTCATGAGCAACTGGGTAAACGGCA
Above is a genomic segment from Corynebacterium suranareeae containing:
- the iolC gene encoding 5-dehydro-2-deoxygluconokinase yields the protein MTNLTSTHEVLAIGRLGVDIYPLQSGVGLADVQSFGKYLGGSAANVSVAAARHGHNSALLSRVGDDPFGEYLLAEVDRLGVDNQYVATDPTFKTPVTFCEIFPPDDFPLYFYREPKAPDLNIESADVSLDDVREANILWFTLTGFSEEPSRGTHREILSTRANRRHTIFDLDYRPMFWKTPEEATLQAEWALQHSTVAVGNKEECEIAVGETEPERAGRALLERGVELAIVKQGPKGVLAMTKDETVEVPPFFVDVVNGLGAGDAFGGALCHGLLSEWPLEKVLRFANTAGALVASRLECSTAMPTTDEVEASLNQKV
- the iolR gene encoding GntR family transcriptional regulator IolR, giving the protein MTTEAPVWPAELFEDLDRNGPIPLYFQVAQRLEDGIRSGVLPPGARLENEIAVAKHLNVSRPTVRRAIQEVVDKGLLVRRRGVGTQVVQSHVTRPVELTSFYNDLKNANLDPKTKVLEHRLLAASSAIAEKLGVSAGDEVLLIRRLRSTGDIPVAILENYLPPAFNDVTLEELEQGGLYDALRNRGVVLKIANQKIGARRAVGEESTLLDIEDGGPLLTVERVALDNSGQVIELGSHCYRPDMYNFETTLVAR
- a CDS encoding M13 family metallopeptidase — its product is MKDLYRFVNGPWLDTHIIPDDRAVDGTFHKLRDDAEEDVHAIVKEDSGRAGILYASFMDTDTINAAGVAPLDADLDRLSVANSSLFAAALGELDREGVGAPVGFWVEKDSSSNDAVAYLIQSGLGLPDEAYYREEAHAETLAAYQEHVERMLGFLDGSRLFGLDAATAAARIVALETDIAAGHWDVVKTRDAVATYNPTELGTLPPKVRILVSSAGLPDQRLVSMMPSYLDHLNGLLVDDRLPDWQLWATWHVLRSRAGLLTEEISQANFDFYGTKLSGATEQKDRWKRAVGLAERMVGEEIGQRFVEKHFPASSKEHMLELVDYLVAAYRDRISNLEWMTPATRERALEKLAKFNAKIGYPDKWRSYEGLEFGSDLVDNVRKGSAFLHNYELGKIGKPADRDEWVTTPQTVNAFYNPVVNDITFPAAILRAPFFDPEADAAENFGAIGAVIGHEIGHGFDDQGSQYDGDGNLNSWWTDEDRSAFEQLTSRLVTQFNGLVPSVLTAEGIETDGVNGEFTLGENIGDLGGLGIAVVAYEKYLADKGLTFATSPVLPFEATDADPALAEQEYNGLQRLFLAWARVWRTAIRPQMAVQYLAIDPHSPAEFRCNVIAGNVAEFYEAFDVPEDAPVYIKPEERLAIW
- a CDS encoding class I fructose-bisphosphate aldolase, with the protein product MTPPIISPESFEALRRMRAAEPTMVAERFKQRRKRELLGEDGKLFIVAADHPARGALAVGDNETAMANRYELLERMAIALSHPGVDGVLGTPDIIDDLAALGLLDDKIVVGSMNRGGLRGATFEMDDRYTGYNVASMVDRGVDFAKTLVRINLSDAGTAPTLEATAHAVNEAAAAQLPIMLEPFMSNWVNGKVVNDLSADAVIQSVAIAAGLGNDSSYTWMKLPVVEEMERVMESTTMPTLLLGGDGGNDPDATFASWEHALTLPGVRGLTVGRTLLYPHDGDVAAAVDTAARLVHTDIQQFTSQSI
- a CDS encoding PrsW family intramembrane metalloprotease, whose translation is MSRLFSITLWVALLLAIPAVIFSFATFVFVDPLSSVLSFVFAVIYMAVVLFALSRTPLWPNFKTPGATKRAGLKWAVASLWWGAFVSFGLIMLLAGPILSITDKLNWDFVSMSFGGAYPEEIAKALGVAIILLSFRQLNRPWHGFITGTLVGLGFEVNENILYGATGAMMDPNSDIEGVLMMWQYRTLLGPFIHTLLTGFAGYGIALAFFRARKTIAWRWGVAIGWTLIAFALHFAWNLLWEDDIASIINIVVVSVIMYGLAIYIFWSNWAEARDDSSYAFAPGIITNTKDLALVETPARKPELVEKSETS